One window from the genome of Cucumis melo cultivar AY chromosome 12, USDA_Cmelo_AY_1.0, whole genome shotgun sequence encodes:
- the LOC103501742 gene encoding NAC domain-containing protein 89-like isoform X1 translates to MAAGAENRVSREVQLSMAVSSMFPGFRFSPTDEELISFYLKKKLEGYEKSVEVIAEVEIYKYEPWDLPARSIIQSDNEWFFFSPRGKKYPNGNQTRRATDLGYWKATGKERNVKTGSNTIGTKRTLVFHTGRAPKGERTEWIMHEYNTKDKAQDFLVVCRLRRNNEFRQHSCSNRASSSQMNLSSLQAHSSEQVDSTESNQKDAAEITHVESGDHDQKDFGSDDFYSDILKDDIINLDTAPFNGASDPLPLIFQRSDTERRSQHEENDVFEWLQNQGSANRRIRLKKREATGGKKLESMKIGDCRNKVEKARLCSTEVCESRLMNPDSCGSILRGYYVRVVIFFLLILMALFMSRWKVFGMPKGLC, encoded by the exons ATGGCGGCTGGTGCTGAGAATCGGGTTTCTAGGGAAGTGCAGCTTTCAATGGCGGTTTCGTCTATGTTTCCTGGTTTTCGCTTTTCGCCGACTGATGAGGAGTTGATTTCGTTTTACCTCAAGAAGAAATTGGAAGGGTATGAGAAGAGCGTTGAAGTCATTGCGGAGGTTGAAATTTACAAGTACGAACCCTGGGACTTACCTG CCAGGTCTATCATTCAATCAGATAATGAATGGTTCTTCTTCTCCCCTCGTGGAAAGAAGTACCCAAATGGTAATCAAACGAGGAGAGCTACTGATTTAGGCTACTGGAAAGCCACAGGGAAAGAACGTAATGTAAAGACAGGTTCTAATACTATTGGTACTAAGAGGACTCTGGTTTTCCATACTGGCCGTGCACCTAAAGGGGAAAGGACAGAGTGGATTATGCATGAATATAACACCAAAGATAAAGCTCAG GATTTTCTAGTTGTTTGCCGCCTAAGGAGGAATAATGAATTTCGTCAACATAGTTGCTCAAACCGAGCTTCTTCTAGCCAAATGAATTTATCCTCATTGCAAGCTCATTCTAGTGAGCAGGTAGATTCTACTGAATCCAATCAAAAAGATGCAGCCGAAATTACGCATGTGGAGTCGGGTGATCATGATCAGAAG GATTTTGGCTCTGATGATTTCTACTCTGACATACTAAAAGATGACATTATAAACCTGGACACTGCACCTTTCAATGGTGCTTCGGACCCTTTGCCACTGATTTTCCAGAGATCAGACACAGAGAGAAGATCCCAGCACGAGGAAAACGATGTTTTCGAATGGCTACAGAACCAAGGCTCTGCCAATCGAAGAATCAGATTGAAAAAGAGAGAAGCCACTGGAGGAAAGAAGCTAGAGAGTATGAAAATTGGTGATTGCAGAAATAAGGTCGAGAAAGCAAGGTTGTGTTCCACAGAAGTATGTGAAAGCCGGTTGATGAACCCTGACTCTTGTGGTAGCATTTTGCGTGGCTATTATGTTCGAGTTGTGATATTCTTTTTGTTGATTTTGATGGCTTTGTTTATGTCTCGATGGAAGGTTTTTGGTATGCCCAAGGGACTCTGCTGA
- the LOC103501742 gene encoding NAC domain-containing protein 89-like isoform X2 — MRRALKSLRRLKFTSTNPGTYLVSSAFNARSIIQSDNEWFFFSPRGKKYPNGNQTRRATDLGYWKATGKERNVKTGSNTIGTKRTLVFHTGRAPKGERTEWIMHEYNTKDKAQDFLVVCRLRRNNEFRQHSCSNRASSSQMNLSSLQAHSSEQVDSTESNQKDAAEITHVESGDHDQKDFGSDDFYSDILKDDIINLDTAPFNGASDPLPLIFQRSDTERRSQHEENDVFEWLQNQGSANRRIRLKKREATGGKKLESMKIGDCRNKVEKARLCSTEVCESRLMNPDSCGSILRGYYVRVVIFFLLILMALFMSRWKVFGMPKGLC; from the exons ATGAGAAGAGCGTTGAAGTCATTGCGGAGGTTGAAATTTACAAGTACGAACCCTGGGACTTACCTGGTCAGTTCTGCTTTTAATG CCAGGTCTATCATTCAATCAGATAATGAATGGTTCTTCTTCTCCCCTCGTGGAAAGAAGTACCCAAATGGTAATCAAACGAGGAGAGCTACTGATTTAGGCTACTGGAAAGCCACAGGGAAAGAACGTAATGTAAAGACAGGTTCTAATACTATTGGTACTAAGAGGACTCTGGTTTTCCATACTGGCCGTGCACCTAAAGGGGAAAGGACAGAGTGGATTATGCATGAATATAACACCAAAGATAAAGCTCAG GATTTTCTAGTTGTTTGCCGCCTAAGGAGGAATAATGAATTTCGTCAACATAGTTGCTCAAACCGAGCTTCTTCTAGCCAAATGAATTTATCCTCATTGCAAGCTCATTCTAGTGAGCAGGTAGATTCTACTGAATCCAATCAAAAAGATGCAGCCGAAATTACGCATGTGGAGTCGGGTGATCATGATCAGAAG GATTTTGGCTCTGATGATTTCTACTCTGACATACTAAAAGATGACATTATAAACCTGGACACTGCACCTTTCAATGGTGCTTCGGACCCTTTGCCACTGATTTTCCAGAGATCAGACACAGAGAGAAGATCCCAGCACGAGGAAAACGATGTTTTCGAATGGCTACAGAACCAAGGCTCTGCCAATCGAAGAATCAGATTGAAAAAGAGAGAAGCCACTGGAGGAAAGAAGCTAGAGAGTATGAAAATTGGTGATTGCAGAAATAAGGTCGAGAAAGCAAGGTTGTGTTCCACAGAAGTATGTGAAAGCCGGTTGATGAACCCTGACTCTTGTGGTAGCATTTTGCGTGGCTATTATGTTCGAGTTGTGATATTCTTTTTGTTGATTTTGATGGCTTTGTTTATGTCTCGATGGAAGGTTTTTGGTATGCCCAAGGGACTCTGCTGA